The following proteins are encoded in a genomic region of Dioscorea cayenensis subsp. rotundata cultivar TDr96_F1 chromosome 8, TDr96_F1_v2_PseudoChromosome.rev07_lg8_w22 25.fasta, whole genome shotgun sequence:
- the LOC120266885 gene encoding uncharacterized protein LOC120266885, with amino-acid sequence MGTPSIRRYHGGSCSPEARRRTHPGRRVAFSDKDNSMVVKLPSNNLVMEEVTILKRGEDLKTLRPSSTGVDSTPCSTRRIGPEPDAFSKQIRSASAVPSNGAAADSFWGSPFLAAPAPSALPFPAMLLKGDALIRRPKDAMLQIS; translated from the coding sequence ATGGGAACTCCATCGATTCGTAGATATCACGGCGGCTCCTGCTCGCCGGAGGCTCGGCGGAGGACCCATCCGGGGCGGAGGGTCGCCTTCTCCGATAAGGATAACTCCATGGTCGTCAAGCTCCCCTCGAACAACCTCGTGATGGAGGAGGTCACCATCTTGAAGCGCGGTGAGGACCTGAAAACCCTCCGACCATCATCCACCGGCGTAGATTCCACCCCCTGCTCAACGCGCCGGATCGGACCTGAGCCGGATGCGTTTTCTAAGCAGATCCGATCCGCCTCCGcagtccccagcaacggcgccgcTGCTGATAGTTTCTGGGGGTCACCCTTCCTTGCTGCCCCTGCCCCAAGCGCGCTGCCTTTCCCGGCCATGTTATTGAAGGGCGATGCTTTGATCCGGCGTCCGAAGGATGCCATGCTCCAAATCTCGTGA